DNA from Anaerolineae bacterium:
CCGCATAACCCCTGTCTTCTGCACCATCGGCCTCGACAGACCCAGGTGACAGTCACCTTCGAGGTGACTGTCACCTAACTGTCACCTTATATAGGTTTGACAGGGAACCACCTCTTATGCTATTGTGCACCTAACTATAAGAGGTTGGGCAACGGCGCTCCCCTCTGAGCATCTTGTACCACGCGACACTGGGGGAGGGATTATGAAACTCGGAGCGGAACGGTTACAGCAAGTGGCGGAATCCGCCACCCTGGCCTTTTCGGAGCGCGCCCGTCAGATGGCGCAGAAGGGCATCAATGTGATCGACCTTGCCGGCGGCGACCCCGATTTCACCACGCCGGCGCACATCATCGAAGCCGCCTTCACCGCCGCCCAGCAGGGCGCCACCCACTACGTCAGCAGTCGCGGCATCCCCGCCTTCCTGGAGGCCATCGCCAACCACTACGCCGCCGAGCAGGGCCTCCAGTATGACCCCAAGAGCGAGATCATGGTCACCTCCGGCGGGAAAATGGCCATCTACCTCGCGATCCTGGCCACCATTGACCGCGGCGATGAGGTGCTCATCCCAGAGCCGGCCTGGGTCTCCTATGTCCCCATGGTGCAGCTCGTGGACGGCGTGCCGGTAGAAGTACACCTGGACGCGGACAACAACTTCCTGCTGACCCGCGAGGCGCTGGAGGAGAAAATCACTTCCCGCACGCGTGCCCTGCTCCTCAACTCGCCCAGCAACCCGACCGGCCGCGTGCTGAGCCGGCAGGAGCTGGAGGCCGCCGCGGAAGTAGCCCTGCGCCATGACCTGCTGGTCTTCTCCGACGAGATCTATTACAGGCTCCTGTACGACGGCCATCAGCATATCAGCATCGCCACCCTGCCGGGCATGCGCGAGCGCACTATCATCCTGAACGGCCTCTCCAAAACCTATGCCATGACCGGCTGGCGGGTGGGCTTTGCCCTGGCGCCCAAACCCATCATGAGCCAGATGGTCAAGGTGCAGTCGCACACCGTGACCTGCGCCGCGGCCTTCGCCCAGCACGCCGGCGCGGCCGCCCTCAACGGGCCGCAGGACTGCGTGCGCGAAATGCTCGAGGTCTATGCCCAGCGCCGGCGGCTCATCGTCGACGGCCTCAACAGCCTGCCGGGCGTGCGCTGTGACGCCCCCGAAGGGGCCTTCTACGCCTTCCCCAACATCCGCGGCACCGGCATGACCTCCCTGGAGTTCTGCGAGCGCATGCTGGAAGAGGC
Protein-coding regions in this window:
- a CDS encoding pyridoxal phosphate-dependent aminotransferase; the protein is MKLGAERLQQVAESATLAFSERARQMAQKGINVIDLAGGDPDFTTPAHIIEAAFTAAQQGATHYVSSRGIPAFLEAIANHYAAEQGLQYDPKSEIMVTSGGKMAIYLAILATIDRGDEVLIPEPAWVSYVPMVQLVDGVPVEVHLDADNNFLLTREALEEKITSRTRALLLNSPSNPTGRVLSRQELEAAAEVALRHDLLVFSDEIYYRLLYDGHQHISIATLPGMRERTIILNGLSKTYAMTGWRVGFALAPKPIMSQMVKVQSHTVTCAAAFAQHAGAAALNGPQDCVREMLEVYAQRRRLIVDGLNSLPGVRCDAPEGAFYAFPNIRGTGMTSLEFCERMLEEAHVVMTPGSAFGPSGEGYVRLSFANATEKLAEAIERLRNVL